The genomic stretch CCTCTCTTAATGTCAGGTTTCAAGTAATTAAGCCATCTCAGCCTGCAGCTTTTTCCAGTTCTCTTCAGTCCTGAAATGTTGGAATATAATGAAATGATGTTAGAGAAACCAATGACAAATAAAGAATAATATACAATAATAATATGTGTGTGTACCTAAACATACCTGCACTTTTGGCTAACATATTCCAACGACCCTCACCATGACGAGCAATATAATGAATGAGTAAACTATCCTCTTCAAGAGTCCAAGGTCCTCTTCTCAAATCAGTTTCTTCTTCATTGGAAGAACCAATCTCTCTCTTTGCTATTATTGTGGACATAGTTGCTATTGATGCTGCTCTTCTTTAGCTGGAAGTGAATGAGAATGAGTGTGTGTACATgttccttatatatatatatactcccCACGGAATTTCGTAAATGGGTTTGGTAGAGTAGGGTGCAACACCCTATATGTCTTAGCTAGCTGCTACAAACAGTAACCAGTAACCTAAAGTGTGAGAGACTGTGTACCCTTTTAAAATAGAAACTCGCATGCAGTTATCTTCATGTGAATGtgatatttgaaaattattGGATGATTTAACAAGTTTGACTAAATCATCGTCTAACGATTCttaactatcaacttcataCGAAGATAGTTGTATGTATGCGAGTGTTCACCCTTGTTAATCATGATTACTTATGCTATAACATCCATCATAATGGATATAgtttgttcataccctggccccaACACTAAGGCTCAGGTTCGAATACGGcaaaaaaattcaattcaaaGATTGGCTCTCATTCGATACCGACTTTTTTTCAAGAAGTCGGATCTAATGACGACTTGGTCTAAGGAAGTCGGGAGTGAAGATTAGCTGGCAGgtaacacttattcaaataagtaactgtccctaaaatctctcaacccactttCAGGAGTCATATCTCAATTTCCCTAAGATAAAGAGACGATTATCCTCCttaaaaggtggaactacttcaacggtggttattggttcatcactataaatacactgacaccccttaggtatctctaagtcccaaTACTCTACAAATTTGTAAAGCCATTTGTTGACTTAGACATCGGAGTGTCCTTTCAGGTACCACCATCCATTCTTTCATACATACAAGTCGGACAGCAGCTCCGTGATGCGAATCAATTCGAAGACCTCCTCCAAcggacgattgggccaacctTACCAGTCCAACCCATTAATCTCCAATTACCCATCCTAACATAGTTAATCCATTGCAAtggtattttttaatataatattagtaGTAACATAACATACATATATGCCATGTATATGTTAATATAgtgttcttttttattatttgataaaGTGTTAAAGATTAGATCAAATAGTCTATACATAGCTTTATCTAATCTAATATATAAATGATGATGATACTTCTGTAATcatggatcaaaacacaaggaagTTAAACAAAATGGAACATAGTGATGTTATGTTGTTAAGAAAGGTAACAGAATCGACAAATCAAGAAATATATGCTTAAAGGAACGGGGTTTTCAACGCACTTTTATTAGAATCGATTCTGAGCTATAGCAGAATCCAAGACAAACATACTAATAAAGGTTCTTTCTCAAGTAAATAAGTTCTAGGTTTAATGCATAAAGAATTTCTCAATACCATACACTGAAACAATCTAATCAATCATCTAATATATATTCTTTAAGAGATATAACTTTTGTAGAAATAAACCAGAATTTTCTATAGTATTTGATTGTGAAGGCTTGAGTTACAGGcactttcttctacttctattgATTTGTCAAGCACCTAAAGAATTGAAATGGTTCTATGCTAAGGGTTATCTAGTGCAGAAAATTTAACATTTTTAGGCCATAGTTTAAGAATAATGTTATAAGACcaacataatttattatttttgaccaATAAttaaagtatcatttttgtctccaacgtttggggtaaattctatttgtgtccctaacatttaaatcgtcctatttgtatctctaatgtttgtaaaagtgattcaatgttatcctgccgtcaattacacatcatgaacgctttagtttgagttttaaaaatttcttcttaaagttagaatacaaatgtcTGGGATAGAATCGATGATCCACTCCGAAAAATAGCTCATCAAAAGTTAAAACTAATTACTACAACATTTatataattcacttttctaggaacataattgaatttaaacaCAAATAGTATGTATACTATTAAAATCAAATACATCCAAgtgagacctaattgaaaatgaATACATCTAAGtaagaataattgaaaaatataatctgatttgttagtataattgatagtaggataaaattgaatcacttttataaacgttaaggacacaaataggacttaccccaaatgttgggacaaaaacgatactttactcttaataatatttaaaaatattatctaaaAGTATAATATTAAACAATTAGATTGTTATCcaaaaatattaactaatatcAATTAAAATGATTAGCCCTCAAATTTTTCTCAGTTTAATACTCAAAATCTAGCTATACACGTTCgtatatatttattttcaaGGAATAATAAATGGTTGACTCTATAGCGATGAATTGTACTGTATTAGCATTTTTGTGATTCTATGACATTGTGACCCATAATAATATATAACCTTATTCAAGTAATTAAGGGGTCTTGATCACTTGTTTTAGTCCAACAATCACAGTCTGATCTGTTTTTTAATAACTCCATTATCAAGAGAGAAAAATGGTTCTGTATTGAAGAATTTCTCTTCAAAagtaacaaaaatataatattatatactacTGTAGCTCTTTTTCCTCATCATAATAGTACTTTGTTTATTAAGTAATTAAGTTTTGTTGACCGACTAATAACATGGAGAAGGTGTGATTTGAAAGAGTTTAAGACTTGAAAATGAATGAATTGATGGGACCCGCATAGCCATACATAGCTCACTGTTGCTAAGAGCCTAAGAGGGATTTAATTTCCAAATAAGTAACGTCTTTGACTGAACTAAACTAATGAAAACTACACAGCAGTGGAGAAATACAATGTACGGTGAAGAATTGGAAATTCAATTCAATATTGGTAAGTAGGGACACTTGTATGTTTTCTGAGGCAGCTAGCTGTTTCATTTATTTTCCTCACATGGCACAATTTCATACATACACCTCTATGTAATAAATGGATAACAATCTAGTTAAATTGATGGAATGAAAAATCACTTCTtcatataatcatatatatCATTGTAGAAATGTATAAGCATCAGTATTCAGTATGAGCTATATAGTAAATTTTAATTGGGATGGTAACTTTAAAAGTGAAAAATGTTAATAGGGACAATATGTTTAAAAAACTATTTATATAAAGAcgtttaaaatatattttttaaaatttttttaataattaaaattcagtCTATATAATTGAtcaaattgtattatttttgtcaaaattaaacaaaataaattgatttgatCAAAAAATCgataaatcaaattttgaaccaatttaaattaatatttttttataaaaataactataatactcttattataaaaaacgacttaaaatatttttattatattttttaaaaattttaaatcttaattcttctctttttttttgtatgccatcatagaattaaaatttaggatttttaaaattaatatatataataagagtattttagtcatttttataATAAGAGCATTATAGTCATTTTGTATAAAAAAGAATATCAATTTAGATCAATTTAAGATTTGATTTATCGAATTTTTGGTCAAACCAGTTTTTTTggtctaattttgacaaaaataacatagtttgatcgattatatatattaaattttaattattaaaaagtgtctttaaaaaaaatattttaaacgtCTTTATGTAAGTGACTCCCTATTTTCTATTAATATTAGTCATATTTTaggttaatattttatttttatataattaaaatttataatttaaaatttaatatttaaaatttaaaatttaatatttaatatttaaagttttagtcaagcattgataaaaaataataaattttattaattgcGTAATATTATTCTTTACAAGTTTTAATTGTGTCAATCTTGCATATTATTTAGATATTTAGgtaattgttttaaaatttcataaattagagaataaattatttcatgtttattatagattcaattttttttttcctccttTGGTTACGTGTGTCTAAATTAAACAGGCGCACCTCTGTAAACAGAGATCCAAACCATGTGTGCCAAGTACGAGGAGCCAACGACCCTCTCAATCTAGTATCAACTGATAACTACAATTCAGTACTAATTTCAATAAATTATGCATGCTCCATTAGATAAGATTCAATAGCATGGATTTGTAAATAAGAAAAACgttatatatacttttttttttgtataatctttatccttaataataaaaataatttataaatgaaaagcgataaaaagttattttttatatcacAAAAAGTGTAGAAAAAAAtgcatatataaaaataacacaaatataatttttgattAATTATTTCCATTGTTCATGATAAATAACATGGGAAGAGTGTGCACCGTGGAATATAACTATATGAAAAATCTATCATTGAAAGGGCTATTCACTTAAGCATAAAGAATGGATGAGGTTAAGTTTGAAAGTTCTGTGACGGTGCATGGTGGATGAGGTTATTATGCTGTTGTGAGttgtctttaatttttttaatttggaaGTGGTGGTTCATATGGTATATAATGGATCAAACACCCTAATAGATTCTTAGCTAGTCACATGCATCTTTCATAATTGTGGCGAGCGTGATATACATGACACTTATGTCTCATAGGTAAAGCATGCATGTCCGTTGTAGTAAAAAGCATATAGGAAAATTAGTTGATGAaaaatcacatattttttaaattggtcattgaaaatttttttaaattaaatttattatttaaaaattttaaaattagccATATTAATTATTCTGTCATTTTCATTTCGAATAGCGTCAGAATTTGTTGATGTAATACGTTAAGTAACACAACAACACACTCCTAGTAATTTTAATTGGcaactaatataataaatttatgaaacTAAATCAAATCAACCCAAATTGAGAGATTCTAATGCCTTAAAGTctcttttcaattaaattttgatttgatctaatttcataaacttatcatattaataattaattataattcttAGATGTATATTGTAGTATCACTTAATGTACtacattaataaattttgacatTGTCACAAAAAAAATGACCAAAAAACCAATATAATTAACTTgacattatattttttattgacaaatttttttaaaaaaattcaaaaattaatttagaaaaaaaataatctttcaTAATTGAATTTTATCATTTATTCTTATACTAAACTTAAAAACGGAGTACTGAATTGGTAAAATTGAGAATAGCTAGGGTCCTTCTAGAGCAAAAGAACAAATTTAGGGAGCTAACTATAACCTAAATTAATTCAAGccaatattttgtatttttaattttaaaatttgaaaaaataagatagcagaaaattaatatatatattttttatatcaaaCCTCTTATTTTATAACTAGTTAATTTTAGTTAGTTATCCTTTTAGTTGATTTTCTATCGGAACTAATTTTGTTTTGACGTGATGCATTTTATGATATTCGACTGTGATGATAATCTTCcactttgtttaattttttattggtgAAAACTCTAATGttaattttatatgaaattaatagttaaaagtcGTTAAATGatcatttaattaaatatattaaattatttaattattttcaattatcaatttaatataaaattaactgcatttaaattttttttattagtgaTTATTTCGATACAATTACTAATTTATACATGTcaatacaatataaaaatagacaaataaaaatttattatgtaaaTTATACTTATCTTTGTGaatatttgtttttaatttattttttaaaaatattatattactatatatacaaaaatatatttataaataattataaaaaataaatatatctttataattaattttattaaatgaCTAATTATTTCTGGAGAAAAGGATAAATAAGTCATTGACCTTGCAGATATTTAAATTCgaacatttttaaaatttgtactTATTGATCCTTCATTTTCATAAATTAAACGTAATTTTTATCGTACTGACATGATTGATACGGATgcacataaaatttttttttaaaatgtgatCAATTAAACGTAGAGAtgtatgtatttaaattttgaaaacgtcaaaaatattaatgtatttttaaatcCTCAATAACTTAAATATTTGCAGACTAAAAAATCAGGAATTAATTTGTCAACAAAAATACCCTTCTTcagtattaattaaaattaaaatcaaatatcaaattatttcccaaaaaaaatcaaaatcaattaTTCGGCTATGCTTGCTCTTCGTTTTTCAGCATCAAAGTTGTCCcaaaaatgaagaacaaatcCTAATCCAGGCAAAAGGTCTCGAAACCAGTCCGCTCGCCCTTCCTTGTTCCCTAGCCCTGTTTCCGCTGCGTGCCCTCGCGCCCTCGCGCCGTTGCGCCGTTGCGCCGTCTGTGGTGTTTCAAAGGTTTGTGTCATCCCTGCTGCGCCAAATGATGGTTTACGAAGCATTGGACTGAAAATGGTTAAACCTGACCTCAATAATCGGCTTGCTGCTCGATTGGGGTCCATTGACGAGGCTTTACGTGGTTCCATTACAAAGCACCATCTCCAAAACAATCTCTTCTCCGCCGTGGCGCCGCCGGTTTAGGTAAGCCCAAACCTCCTCTTTCCCCCTCTGATAGTCCCCTCCTACTTCTGTTCAACGCTTCAGTTCAATGTTCAAACTTCAATCTGCTATATTCCTCTATTTTGTTCTGAATATGATtatgaatttataattttactagTTATTGGATTGACTTTTGAATCTTCTCTGCTGAACTGAACTCAGCTAAACTTTTGAagtcttttagttgaattttCCTCTATTCTATTTTGTTCTGAACCCCCTCAAATGAactatttaatttttcttgttcaattttgttttgaatttgctgTTGTTCAATTTTTAACAACTGGTTCCTTTCAACGTATAACAACCATTCACAAATATGCTTACCCATAGAGTAATGTAAGTTGTTCAATTAGAAACCAACAACAGAGTCAtgggaaaaaaaatatatcagaCGAAGATCAAGAACCAGAACCAGAAAACAGAATAGGAACAAGCTGCTGATACACCCTCTTTCTTATCAGCAGGTTAGTATTACGTACACTTAGCTTGCACATTCATGTATATTTTGATATACTGGAACCCATGAGATTGTACTGTTAATTGTTTCTTTATTAGGCATAGATATCTTCACGTTGTTATGCTTGTATAGCTGTATAGATAAAGATGATGCTCCTAGTTAATAAGTcagataattttttttctgaACAGGTTGTATTCTTGTTTTCAAATAAATTTTCTACAGTTTTTTATAGCCTAGGATCTTGAATCGTAGGCTTTTTTGTTTTAACTATGATTATTTATCCTATCAAatactttatttttctttagagAATTTTAGTCCTTTTATTTATCCTATCAAAATGCTTGTAAGTGTTTCTTCTTTTGCGCCGGTGCTGGTTTCTGGCTTCTGACTTTGTTCGTGCATCTTAATAGCAAACTTACTATTTCAGTTTGAAAATGTTCTTCCAGACACTATGCTATCAATGCTTGCTTAGCACCTCTATATTCTGTAGAAGGAATGCATGTGATTACAGTGGAAGGATTGGGAAGCTGCAAGAGAGGTTTGCATCCTATCCAGGTCATACAAGCTTTTGagtattcttttgttttgtttctcgCAATGTGCACAGGGATTAATCTAAGAGCTTTCCTCTTGTTTGTAAATTTAGCTTATACATTTGTGCTTTGAACATGAAATCTCTTCATGTACTTTGCAGATAAATGAGCATATAACAAGTTATTTGACATTTCTGATTCTACTCCCCCCTCCCTTGGGTTAAAAATGAATGGATGGAACTTTGAGAAAGATTATATCATCGAAAGCATTTTGTATCTTTTTAATGGCTTGATGAACGTAGAGGTGTAGGGGGAGTGCTTGATATGACTGTATCTGATcactttttcaaattttggtGTGGTGCACATCTTTCCAATGTTGTTATCTGATTTTCTATCATTTTCCCTCCATCTTCTTTTGGGGGAGATTGGTGCTTAAATTGCATTCTCTTGGTCAAAACCTGATGAGTACCTTTGTGTGGGAAATCTGATTTGCAGTTTTCATCTCCATCGCTGGGttggtattatttttattccttATCGGGAATATGCAGGTTTGACATTTAAGACATCTGTGTATCTGCAGTTTTGTACTCTATGTTTAGCAGTGTATTGTACAAGTAAACAATTGGTGCTTGTGCATCTTGACTAATATTATGCAATTATACTTATTTTCTAACAGACATATTTgcaatcaacaacaacaacattaGAGGAGATGAGGGTGAAAAGGAGAGATGCAGAATAGCGGATGTCTCATAGACTCCTCCCTGACAGCCTTAGGCAGCAAATAAGACAATATGAGCAGTACAAATGGCAAGAAATCAGAGGTGTTGATGAGGATAACTTGATTTGCAATCTTCCAAAGGATTTGAGAAGGGACATTAAGCGCCATCTTTGCTTGGCTTTGCTGATGAGAGTAAGTTTCTCCACCTACTTTGTCATGTAATCATATGCGACTACAAAGGTCTCTTTAAGATTGGATGACTGCATtaattgcataaaaaaataaaggtaGGTAGTAGCTCACCAAGTCTAGGTGCCACCATATATGCCTCCAGGTTTGCTGCCAATGCACTTAGATTGTTGTGCCATAACCACACAAGGAAGACAAGGATGCCGGAGAGAATACCGCCCATGCTGCTTCAGAAGCCTGCGGAACCTGATTTTACTGATGAAGAGCAGTAAGCTTCTATATCTCGGTGATTTTTTCGTAAAGAAACGAGGCTGAGTAGTAAAAAGATAAATGTTTTTCAAgttgtatatataaatattgGATTGGATTGTTATTCAATAGAGTTTTCATTTCCCTTGGTAGCAGTTAATACATCTTTTTATTCCTTAAATATGtagaataatattaattatgagATTAATATTTTTAGTCTTCTAAACTTCGTTGCAGTTCAATACAGTTTAAAATTAATCTGGTAATTCCATCACTCAGGGCTGCCTGTTCTCAGTGCAATGTTTATCACATTTTACGTGGAAACAAAGGTGTGACATTTTCGTCATTTGCATTGTTCATCATTCCAAATAGTTTTTATTCTCTTTGCTTCCTTTCTTAGTTTAGTAATCTTATGTCTAAGTTCTTGCAGCTTATGTTCCACATAGAGGAGGCCAGAAAAAGGTCACATTGAAATGAGACAATTTCTCTCATCATAATACTTGATGCCAATGACCAAATTCATGTTTACTGCCACAAGTTTCAATCCTGAAACCAGAACAGCATGGTTGGCTGCTTGGAGGTATtcgagtggtggttcttgaccAAACAAATTCCCCATTGCATTGTACATCGAATTGGGATCCAACGCCTTCGGACTTTGTACACTAGATCAAAAAATCACAGTTGACTTAGGACATGGGAATTAGAACTTGATCACATCTCACTGCTACTTTGGTCCTTTGTTTGGTTCGTTTTAGCTACTTGGACTATGTTTTTTGCAAGCTGTGATTAGTAATTACTGTGAGCAGGTGCAATATTTTTGCAAAACTTTTCGGACCCCATTTTTTGGCTTTTATTTATCCATACTCAGTTATGACTTATGATAGATGCACATCACGGTTCACATTCACGTTTATATCTACTTTATTAAGCTTTAAATGAAACATATCATAACAAAATAACATAAATATCTGTAAATGTAGCACATTGGcagattcaaataataaataatcgTAATAACAGCAAATGAAGACTTGTGAGGCTTAACATATGAGCAAGCTTGACCTTATATCAGTATAATATAATTGAGAAATTTGTTACCTAGGTACCAATAGAGAGTGTTTTGTGATTTATATATTGGAAAcctattttaatatttcaatAAGCTACATAATTACTGAACACATAATGCGGCATCAGCCAAAAATACGATTGAGAGTTGCAGCAAGTCTAACTCCTCCCTGAGCTAATCGCAAATTGACAGTTGGCAAACGTGATAGGAAGTAATCATCTGCAGAGCAGTTCATGGTAATGTCACAAGTCATGTATAACAAGAATAGCTTAATTTCCATTATAAGTTTATAACTGTAGTTAATCCCTTACCTCCGAGCACTGAACCTTCGGTGACACCCTTATATGCCCATTGACATGCTGCTTTTATACTTTCAGATGCATATCTGGGAAGCAAAATCAAAATGTTAAACATACGTACATTAGCTAAGTATGATTTAGGTACTATTATTTATATACGTGTATAAAAAAACCAGCTACTAAATCAGTTATTTATATaaggataaagtatatttttgtcCTTAAAGTTTACTATAAGTTTCAAAAATACCTCTAGTGAATATATTTATAACTAGTTCCCAAAATTGTGTTAAACTTGTGCCTATTCATTCATCGAAGAGTCGATAATATGCTAAATCATTTTGACAGAATGATGTAGCAGtgttcattcattcatcaaAGAGccattttataataaaaagaataaagtaTTAATATCAAAGCAAAAGTTAAATTGATTATTGGCATCTGTAAAATTTTCTTGAAGGAATGAAGGTATAAACATTGGGATCATGGGACATACATATCTGGGCATGTTGTCTGATTGGAATTGCAGGTTTCCCATCCTTTAACTTCGGAATCCCATTCTTTCTGTGACAGAAAATTGTGAAATAAACATTAAACTTATTGAATTAAGACCACAGACAGTATCTAGCTTTTGCATAAAACAAAATACCGTAATGTTTTCTTGAATGGCATTGATGAAGTCGCCTATCTCAGAACCATAGAATCTTTCTTCTGCTGTCTCAATTATGCTATCATCCCAAACCTGCATGATATCAATAAAATTCAGCCTCTATATAGTAAAATATATGATAGATCACGTTCTTGTATTTGATATGAGAATTAGGACTAACATGGTGAAGATTTTGCTTCTGTTTGTACCAGTGAACATCAATTGTGTTACCTCCCTTATCTCCAAGAAACCCAACATGTAGAGGCTGCACACAAAAATGCCAAACTAAGATATATATAATCTTGGTGtgtgggtgattttgaatggtTTCATGATGCATATACCTGATGGATATCTCCCATGAAATGAGAAAGGAATAGAAGAGCTTGAGTGAGGTTATCTGATAAATAATTCATACCATATCATAGTGATTTCAAACAAGCTAAGAATTTGTTTAATGTTGTCAGCAAAGAAAATCTCTACATAGGATGATAAGAAGGATTTACATTGAGAATGAACTTTGTTTCTTCCATAGCTAAGAAGCTGGTTGGTGTAATTGTTGATAGCTCCCACAACACATCTTCCCTTTTCTCCATTCTGATCCTTGCAATCCCCTGACCAAGTTATTCTTAAAGTTAGTATTGAATCACTTACATTGAACTAACCAACTTAATAACTTACGGTTGTACTGGAAATTGCAGATATTGTCTGGTGTATCAGCAAAGTGCAAAGCTGAAGACCAATGGAATATGAACTTGACATGATCAGCCCAAGAACATACACTCGCCAGGTCATTTTCTGCATACTCTGGCAGCAGTTTCTTTACAGCCTCCGATGCGGTGTCGCCGAGGCGAGACTGTCCACATTATGAGATAGAAAGAAAGGAAGAGAGAACAATCATGATGATGTATGTAAGTAAAGTGATGTTGGAACATAGATTTTCCAAATGAATGAGTCACCTGAGCAATCTTGCAAACTATGGCATGGCCATCTTCTCCCCAGCCTTGTGTGTTTGGAAACAGAAGCATCAATGAGACTATAACCACTACCTGCATTCTGTAACACTCCATTTTTCTCTGCTTTACTAAACAACAAtgatgcaaatgatgtatgtgTGAAACTTTGAATTAGAAGGACTTTGAGTGTGTTCAGTGTGAAGTGTGAAGTGTGAACTCTGAAAAATGTAACCAATGTTGAGCGTTAGATCAACTTTATGGTTCAGATCAATTGCCTTTAAGGTACTTTTTAGTAATAAATAGGATTCATTTCTCTATATATAAGTTGAATTATATATTTGTGAATTATTACATATGATTTGTTCCTTATTATGACAGCATTcaataaatttgtttatttcGTATATTTATTACCAAAAACTCTGTTCAAGAGGAACACATACGGTTCAGTGGTCAAATATTGAAATAACTGCCACGTCATCATTAAAAACAAGAGGAAATTCAATTATAAACATTGATTTAgaattataatttgttttatCCAATTTGGCATGTGATCAGGATATACCAATCTATATCTTCGTTATATTCCTGATCTTGGAATGAAGTCATAGTTTTTGGAGCCATCTAATATCATATTTGTACATACTATATAATTCTACcatattaaatatatactaaagttagttattaaattaattattaatataaaatatatattaaaataaaattaaactaatatatatatatttaaacacaaatatataataattaattttagtagctaaattttaatatataaataacatttttaagatatttataTAGTATATGAGGATTTTAACTTCTGAAGAAAATTTGAACTCCTATTTGTCCGGTTGTCTTTTAAATATCATGTCTTTGGTTGGTAAGCCTACTTATATCTTATATAATAGTAATAAAGTGAAGAATCATAATAGTTACATACATATAAGATTGAAGATGATTTACACAAATATTTCTTAGCTAGGTATTTTTGAAATTGAGTCACATCTAAGGaccaaaaaataaagataaaaacagaaaaaatgaaagaaaaaaatttgaaaaaaaaaaaaagctcaaCACAACAAGTGGAGCGAAAGAAACAATAAAGTATTCGCGTAAATCATAAAGTAAACACACCTAATCAATAGCTATCcatctgaaaaaaaaaaccaatatTTATTTCCTTGTCATTTCCGGCATTGTTATcaacaacaaattaaaaaagatcTACACCTAACCACTCTTTATAGTTCATGAAAGACATATGGATAATCTCTTCAACcccttttcttttattctgaAAATCCTTTTGTTCCTTTCTAGACAGATGTTCCAAATAATCGCACAAACACACATCATCCACCTCTTGCGCTCCTCTTTGCTAGCTGATATCTCAGTCCAACTTATAAAATGTTCCTTCAACGTCTCTGTGAATGACAATTGCCTTTCAACAAAAGATAACTAGGCACACCAAACTTGCCATGAGAAATCACAACTAAGGAACAAATGGTTACTATATTCAATACTTTTATTGCATAACACACATACAACATCT from Arachis stenosperma cultivar V10309 chromosome 9, arast.V10309.gnm1.PFL2, whole genome shotgun sequence encodes the following:
- the LOC130950457 gene encoding uncharacterized protein LOC130950457 — translated: MSHRLLPDSLRQQIRQYEQYKWQEIRGVDEDNLICNLPKDLRRDIKRHLCLALLMRVPPYMPPGLLPMHLDCCAITTQGRQGCRREYRPCCFRSLRNLILLMKSRLPVLSAMFITFYVETKLMFHIEEARKRSH
- the LOC130950455 gene encoding endonuclease 2 — translated: MECYRMQVVVIVSLMLLFPNTQGWGEDGHAIVCKIAQSRLGDTASEAVKKLLPEYAENDLASVCSWADHVKFIFHWSSALHFADTPDNICNFQYNRDCKDQNGEKGRCVVGAINNYTNQLLSYGRNKVHSQYNLTQALLFLSHFMGDIHQPLHVGFLGDKGGNTIDVHWYKQKQNLHHVWDDSIIETAEERFYGSEIGDFINAIQENITKEWDSEVKGWETCNSNQTTCPDIYASESIKAACQWAYKGVTEGSVLGDDYFLSRLPTVNLRLAQGGVRLAATLNRIFG